The following proteins are encoded in a genomic region of Glycine max cultivar Williams 82 chromosome 18, Glycine_max_v4.0, whole genome shotgun sequence:
- the LOC113000110 gene encoding paired amphipathic helix protein Sin3-like 3, with amino-acid sequence MNRLSTRSERNRRGAKKQRPMADSALAYLSTVKDAFKDDREKFDKFLELMKNFTADRFNLVSGIEEVKELLKGHRDLIFGFNVFLPKGFEIKLPLEDEQPPQKKLDVFVEAKKIMHKIEVTTFHLRLGSMAKIMSTRHF; translated from the exons ATGAACAGATTGTCAACCAGAAGTGAACGGAACAGAAGAGGTGCTAAGAAACAAAGGCCAATGGCAGATAGTGCCTTAGCATATCTCTCCACAGTCAAGGATGCATTTAAAGATGATAgagaaaaatttgataaatttttggaACTCATGAAAAATTTCACTGCTGATAG ATTCAACCTTGTTAGTGGCATAGAAGAAGTGAAGGAGCTGCTTAAAGGGCATAGAGATCTAATTTTTGGATTTAATGTTTTCTTGCCGAAGggatttgaaatcaaacttccatTGGAGGATGAACAACCTCCACAGAAGAAGCTTGATGTGTTTGTTGaagctaaaaaaattatgcacaaGATTGAGGTAACAACTTTCCATTTGAG ACTCGGTTCCATGGCCAAGATAATGTCTACAAGGCATTTCTAG
- the LOC102663692 gene encoding paired amphipathic helix protein Sin3-like 3, translated as MFLVLSCLNIPARRTRQNLLKSIYLIELDVCLETAKSTTKQVEELIEKINTNMIERDNPINIEKHLRAQNLRWIEQLYGDHGIDVLDVLRKNASRVLPVILTRLKQKQEEWARCGADLNKLWAEVYAKNYHKSLNHRVPSTRNQEL; from the exons ATGTTTCTGGTCCTAAGTTGTCTCAATATACCAGCAAGAAGAACTCGGCAAAATCTGTTAAAATCTATCTATCT GATTGAACTTGACGTGTGTTTAGAGACTGCAAAATCGACAACTAAGCAAGTTGAAGAGCTCATAGAAAAGATTAATACCAATATGATTGAAAGAGACAATCCAATTAATATTGAGAAGCACTTAAGAG CTCAAAATCTTAGGTGGATTGAGCAGTTATATGGCGACCATGGGATTGATGTGCTGGATGTATTAAGGAAGAATGCATCTCGAGTTTTGCCAGTCATTTTAACCAGGTTGAAGCAGAAACAGGAAGAATGGGCAAGATGTGGTGCTGATTTAAATAAACTTTGGGCTGAAGTATATGCTAAAAACTATCATAAATCACTTAATCATCGTGTTCCTTCTACTAGGAACCAAGAGCTTTAG